A part of Oryctolagus cuniculus chromosome 15, mOryCun1.1, whole genome shotgun sequence genomic DNA contains:
- the LOC100356234 gene encoding low molecular weight phosphotyrosine protein phosphatase, which yields MAEPASKSVLFVCLGNICRSPIAEAVFRKLLTDQNVSDNWGIDSAATSTYEIGNPPDYRGQECMWRHGVPMSHMAQQVTKEDFATFDYILCMDESNLRDLNRKSNQVKNCKAKIELLGSYDPPKQLIIEDPYYGNDVDFEAVYQQCVRCCRAFLEKAH from the coding sequence ATGGCCGAGCCGGCATCCAAGTCGGTGCTGTTTGTGTGTCTGGGTAACATTTGCCGGTCACCCATTGCAGAAGCAGTTTTCAGAAAACTCTTGACTGATCAGAACGTTTCAGACAATTGGGGGATAGACAGTGCGGCCACATCCACCTATGAGATAGGAAACCCCCCTGACTATCGCGGGCAGGAGTGCATGTGGAGGCATGGTGTGCCCATGAGCCACATGGCCCAGCAGGTCACCAAGGAAGACTTTGCCACCTTTGACTACATACTATGTATGGATGAAAGCAACCTGAGAGATTTGAATAGAAAAAGTAATCAAGTTAAAAACTGCAAAGCTAAAATTGAACTACTTGGGAGCTATGATCCACCAAAACAACTCATTATTGAAGATCCCTATTATGGGAATGACGTGGACTTCGAGGCTGTATACCAGCAGTGTGTGCGGTGCTGCAGGGCCTTCCTGGAGAAAGCCCACTAG